The Enterococcus rotai genome includes a window with the following:
- the coaA gene encoding type I pantothenate kinase — MDDKMNYYPISRKEWQGFYHNGKAPLTEEELEDIKGFNDQISLQDVQDIYVPLTHLIHLYMKEFESLTVSKGLFLHEYVPVPPFIIGIAGSVAVGKSTTARLLQLILSRTFKRRNVQLITTDGFLYPNKVLEAKGIMDRKGFPESYDMEKLIDFLNQVKNSQEEIKAPLYSHSVYDIIEGEYEVIQQPDILIVEGINTLQLPANQQIYVSDFFDFSVFVDAEPKLIEKWYLERFGALLDTAFLDPDNYYYQYAIGNRDDAFAMAKEVWKTVNLKNLEEYILPTRGRADIILHKTENHIIDEIFMRKY, encoded by the coding sequence ATGGACGATAAAATGAATTATTACCCCATTTCGCGGAAGGAATGGCAGGGCTTCTATCATAACGGCAAAGCGCCGCTGACAGAAGAAGAATTAGAAGATATCAAAGGCTTTAATGATCAAATTTCATTGCAGGATGTGCAGGACATTTACGTGCCACTGACCCATCTGATTCATTTATATATGAAAGAATTTGAGTCTTTAACTGTTAGCAAAGGGCTGTTTTTGCATGAATATGTGCCTGTTCCGCCTTTTATCATCGGGATCGCTGGTAGTGTGGCTGTTGGGAAAAGTACCACCGCTCGCTTACTGCAGCTGATTTTATCCAGAACCTTTAAACGCCGCAATGTCCAACTGATCACGACGGACGGCTTTTTGTATCCGAATAAGGTTTTAGAAGCCAAAGGCATTATGGATCGGAAGGGATTTCCAGAAAGCTATGACATGGAAAAGTTGATCGATTTTTTAAACCAAGTCAAAAATAGCCAAGAAGAAATCAAAGCACCACTTTATTCTCATAGTGTCTATGATATTATTGAAGGCGAATATGAAGTAATCCAACAACCAGATATTCTGATCGTTGAAGGAATCAATACACTGCAATTACCAGCCAATCAGCAGATTTACGTCAGCGACTTCTTTGACTTTTCAGTCTTTGTAGATGCAGAACCGAAGCTGATCGAAAAATGGTACCTTGAACGATTTGGCGCCTTACTCGATACGGCCTTTCTTGATCCAGATAACTATTATTATCAATATGCGATCGGAAATCGTGACGATGCCTTTGCGATGGCAAAAGAAGTTTGGAAAACGGTGAACTTGAAAAACTTAGAGGAATATATCTTGCCAACTCGAGGCAGAGCGGATATTATACTTCATAAGACTGAAAATCATATTATTGATGAGATATTTATGCGGAAGTATTAA
- the guaA gene encoding glutamine-hydrolyzing GMP synthase, with protein sequence MTNVADLTTVEKIIVLDFGSQYNQLITRRIREFGVFSELLSHRITADEIREMAPKGIIFSGGPNSVYDENAFSIDPEIYELGIPILGICYGMQLMMHNLGGKVEPAGNREYGKSELSLLIPDSPIFKGTPEKQIAWMSHGDLVAAIPDSFETVATSADCPFAAVQNTDRNLYGVQFHPEVRHSEYGNDLLRHFTFDICHCEGDWTMGNFIEMEINKIREQVGDKKVLLGLSGGVDSSVVGVLLQKAIGDQLTCIFVDHGLLRKGEAEQVMDSLGGKFGLNIIKVDAKDRFLDKLAGVSDPEKKRKIIGNEFVYLFDDEATKLDGIDFLAQGTLYTDIVESGTETAQTIKSHHNVGGLPEDMQFELIEPLNTLFKDEVRALGIELGMPEALVWRQPFPGPGLGIRVLGEITEEKLEIVRDSDAILREEIANAGLDRDIWQYFTVLPGIRSVGVMGDGRTYDYTVGIRAVTSIDGMTADFARIPWDVLQKISVRIVNEVDHVNRIVYDITSKPPATVEWE encoded by the coding sequence GTGACCAATGTTGCCGATTTGACAACTGTCGAAAAAATTATTGTTTTAGACTTTGGTAGTCAATATAACCAATTGATTACTCGACGTATTCGTGAATTTGGCGTGTTCTCAGAATTATTGAGCCACCGAATCACAGCGGATGAAATTCGCGAAATGGCACCAAAGGGAATTATTTTCTCTGGTGGCCCAAATAGTGTTTATGATGAAAATGCGTTTAGTATCGATCCTGAAATTTATGAATTAGGCATTCCAATTCTAGGGATTTGTTACGGTATGCAACTGATGATGCATAATTTAGGCGGAAAAGTTGAGCCTGCTGGTAACCGTGAATATGGTAAGTCAGAGCTATCACTTTTGATTCCTGATTCACCTATTTTTAAAGGAACACCTGAAAAACAAATCGCTTGGATGAGTCATGGTGACCTAGTCGCTGCTATCCCTGATAGCTTTGAAACGGTGGCAACTAGCGCAGATTGTCCGTTTGCAGCAGTTCAAAATACAGACCGCAACCTTTACGGTGTGCAATTCCATCCAGAAGTACGTCATTCTGAATATGGTAACGACTTATTGCGTCACTTTACGTTTGATATTTGTCATTGCGAAGGCGACTGGACAATGGGCAACTTCATCGAAATGGAAATCAACAAAATCCGCGAACAAGTCGGCGATAAAAAAGTCCTTCTTGGCCTTTCAGGCGGCGTAGATTCAAGCGTTGTTGGTGTGCTGTTACAAAAAGCCATCGGCGACCAATTGACATGTATCTTTGTAGATCATGGTTTATTGCGCAAAGGTGAAGCAGAACAAGTAATGGATAGTTTAGGTGGGAAATTTGGCTTAAACATCATTAAAGTAGATGCGAAAGATCGTTTCTTAGATAAATTAGCTGGTGTTTCTGATCCAGAGAAAAAACGTAAAATCATTGGGAACGAATTCGTTTATCTTTTCGATGATGAAGCGACAAAACTTGATGGCATCGACTTCCTAGCACAAGGAACTCTTTATACAGATATCGTAGAAAGCGGAACTGAAACAGCGCAAACGATCAAATCTCACCATAACGTGGGCGGATTGCCGGAAGATATGCAATTTGAATTGATTGAACCGTTGAATACGTTATTTAAAGATGAAGTTCGTGCATTAGGTATCGAATTAGGCATGCCAGAAGCGTTAGTTTGGCGCCAACCATTCCCTGGTCCTGGTTTAGGGATTCGTGTGCTTGGTGAAATTACTGAAGAAAAATTAGAAATCGTGCGTGATTCTGATGCGATTTTACGTGAAGAGATCGCCAATGCTGGTTTAGATCGTGATATTTGGCAGTACTTTACTGTGTTACCTGGCATCCGTAGTGTGGGTGTTATGGGTGATGGTCGTACGTATGATTATACTGTGGGTATTCGTGCAGTAACTTCGATTGATGGGATGACAGCGGACTTTGCTAGAATTCCTTGGGATGTGTTGCAGAAGATTTCTGTGAGAATCGTGAATGAAGTGGATCATGTGAATCGGATTGTTTATGATATTACGAGTAAGCCACCTGCTACTGTTGAGTGGGAGTAA